Proteins encoded together in one Macadamia integrifolia cultivar HAES 741 chromosome 8, SCU_Mint_v3, whole genome shotgun sequence window:
- the LOC122086421 gene encoding polygalacturonase non-catalytic subunit AroGP2-like has protein sequence MMHLILLLGLLIASYFSSFQAENPFLQYWEEHIGLPHPPHWLAAKASPLSPHQATVFLKLMEENELPFHLPSFCKQANIACSKNALVKKIMDNPMLPPIAQSSAIKVIYDRVPSGSPLSISRQGGLLFFRESMVKQGGFMNITDLRDTMSYNSFLPRSLASKIPFSLARIKELKKLFGVVDDSKMDEYIKDTLEICEKVWTPLLAKKNEKSPIRDEHSTCVTSTEDLIDFVVKKLGHRVSIWSTESIEGSYENVTIGGVKLMYGNLSESPALCHSQPFPSQVYYCHILQRVKVYIVDIYAQKKVNHAIMTCHYDTSTWNPNHIAFKLLGFGPGLIEVCHWINKNGMVWTKTL, from the exons ATGATGCATCTCATTTTATTGCTTGGACTTCTGATAGCATCATACTTTAGT AGTTTTCAAGCTGAAAATCCCTTTTTGCAATACTGGGAAGAGCATATAGGTCTTCCACATCCTCCACATTGGTTAGCTGCAAAGGCTTCTCCTTTAAGTCCCCATCAGGCAACAGTCTTTTTGAAACTTATGGAGGAAAATGAATTACCTTTCCACCTGCCTTCATTCTGTAAACAAGCTAATATTGCATGTTCTAAAAATGCATTAGTAAAGAAGATCATGGACAACCCAATGCTGCCACCAATTGCCCAATCTAGTGCTATCAAAGTGATATATGATCGCGTTCCAAGTGGATCGCCCCTCTCAATTTCCAGACAAGGGGGATTGCTATTTTTTCGCGAATCAATGGTGAAACAAGGAGGTTTCATGAATATCACTGATCTAAGGGACACAATGTCATATAATTCGTTCTTGCCGCGATCTCTAGcatcaaaaatcccattttcatTAGCCCGGATTaaagaattgaagaagcttTTTGGTGTGGTGGATGATTCAAAAATGGATGAGTATATTAAAGACACCCTTGAGATATGTGAAAAAGTCTGGACACccttgttagcaaaaaaaaatgaaaagagccCCATTCGAGATGAGCATAGCACCTGTGTGACTTCTACTGAAGATCTCATCGATTTTGTTGTTAAGAAATTAGGGCACCGTGTAAGCATATGGAGTACTGAGAGCATTGAAGGATCTtatgagaatgtcacaattggaGGTGTAAAACTCATGTATGGAAACCTATCTGAATCACCAGCCTTATGTCATAGTCAACCATTCCCATCTCAAGTCTATTATTGTCATATTTTACAGAGAGTAAAAGTATATATAGTAGATATATATGCTCAAAAGAAAGTGAATCATGCAATCATGACATGCCACTATGACACTTCAACTTGGAATCCAAACCATATTGCTTTTAAGTTGTTGGGTTTTGGCCCAGGCCTAATTGAAGTCTGTCATTGGATTAACAAGAATGGAATGGTTTGGACAAAGACTCTCTAG